In a genomic window of Zingiber officinale cultivar Zhangliang chromosome 9B, Zo_v1.1, whole genome shotgun sequence:
- the LOC122022466 gene encoding receptor-like serine/threonine-protein kinase SD1-8 translates to MIARILFLVFLLVAVFFSASSAGDTLIPGQPLLDVADATLVSAGETFELGFFSPDANSTNRYLGIWYHSLSPQTVVWVANRERPVAGRTGRLSLYPNGTLLVTDGGNSSTTVWSSSSGSLALASPVARLLDTGNFVVGEEMTSSPPAWESFGFPTDTLLPGMQLGVNTTSGLRTNITSWRSATDPASGDYTLGIDWHGVPQQMLWRAGQKYWRAGPWNGLYITGAPQMDTENLLQYQISVDSSEFILSYTVSNPSVAVRITINSSGLNEILTWVDERQGWNVRGYVPLDPCDNYARCGPNGVCSPAMSPLCRCLPKFHPANPRNWDLFRDWSGGCMRDTDLDCRNATDGFIKQTGLKLPDTSTATVDESLSTLDDCRSWCLTNCSCTAYARANFSGGGGGSGCIIWTSPPTDMKFFPDSGTGQDLYVRLAAADVIAVSESNHSNRNRLGIIIGSSCAAIFLLAFGLILWKTRRKHHVPEEATEGEDLDLPLFDLKSVEDATDNFSIANKLGEGGYGPVYRGKLSEDQEMAVKRLSKTSTQGVDEFKNEVMSIAKLQHRNLVRLLGCCIQAGERMLIYEYLPNGSLDTFLFDKDKRELVDWKSRYNIILGIARGLLYLHHDSRYRIVHRDLKASNILLDKDMNPKISDFGMARIFGGDETMRNTTRVVGTYGYMSPEYAMDGIFSVKSDVFSFGVLVLEIVSGRKNRGAYQYIDHKNLVGHMWSLWKEHKSLELVDESIAQLFVTDEVLRCIKVGLLCVQEQPEDRPTMSAVLLMLNSNSSLLPEPKPPGFVITKEISKTETSTSKGDSLSRNHVSITTLEGR, encoded by the exons ATGATCGCGAGAATTCTGTTCCTTGTCTTCCTGCTCGTTGCTGTCTTCTTCTCCGCCTCCTCCGCCGGCGACACCTTAATCCCCGGCCAACCCCTCCTTGACGTCGCGGACGCGACCTTGGTCTCCGCCGGAGAGACCTTCGAGCTGGGCTTCTTCAGCCCCGACGCCAACTCCACCAACCGCTACCTTGGGATATGGTACCACAGTTTGTCTCCCCAAACCGTGGTTTGGGTCGCCAACCGGGAGAGGCCGGTCGCCGGCCGCACCGGCCGGCTTTCCCTCTATCCGAACGGCACGCTCCTAGTCACCGACGGCGGCAACTCTTCGACCACCGTCTGGTCGTCATCGTCAGGCTCGCTCGCCCTCGCTAGCCCCGTCGCGCGGCTCCTCGACACTGGAAACTTCGTCGTCGGGGAGGAGATGACCTCCAGCCCTCCGGCGTGGGAGAGCTTCGGCTTCCCCACTGACACGCTCCTCCCGGGCATGCAGCTGGGGGTCAACACGACGAGCGGGCTCAGGACCAACATCACGTCGTGGAGGAGCGCCACCGACCCGGCCTCCGGGGACTACACCCTCGGCATAGACTGGCACGGAGTTCCCCAGCAAATGCTCTGGCGCGCAGGGCAGAAGTACTGGCGCGCGGGGCCGTGGAACGGCCTCTACATCACCGGCGCGCCGCAGATGGACACCGAGAACCTGTTGCAGTACCAAATAAGCGTTGACTCTAGCGAGTTCATCCTTTCCTACACCGTCAGCAATCCGTCGGTGGCTGTGAGGATAACCATCAACTCCTCCGGGCTGAACGAGATCCTCACGTGGGTGGACGAGCGGCAGGGATGGAACGTGCGCGGCTACGTGCCGCTGGATCCCTGCGACAACTATGCCCGCTGTGGCCCCAACGGCGTCTGTTCCCCCGCCATGTCGCCGCTGTGCCGGTGCCTGCCGAAATTCCATCCCGCGAATCCAAGGAACTGGGATCTCTTCCGCGATTGGTCCGGCGGCTGCATGCGAGACACGGACTTGGACTGCCGGAACGCCACCGACGGGTTCATCAAACAAACCGGGCTCAAGTTACCGGACACCTCGACGGCGACGGTGGACGAGAGCCTGAGTACTCTGGACGACTGCCGGAGTTGGTGCTTGACCAATTGTTCCTGCACGGCCTATGCCAGGGCCAACttcagcggcggcggcggcggcagcgggTGCATCATCTGGACCTCGCCGCCGACGGACATGAAGTTCTTCCCCGACAGCGGAACCGGGCAGGACCTCTACGTCCGCCTGGCGGCCGCCGACGTCATTGCCG TCTCAGAATCCAACCACTCGAATCGAAATCGTCTGGGAATAATTATAGGCAGCTCTTGCGCAGCAATTTTCCTCCTCGCTTTCGGTTTGATCCTATGGAAGACGAGAAGAA AGCACCACGTTCCTGAAGAAGCAACAGAAGGTGAAGATCTTGACCTACCTCTGTTTGATCTCAAATCAGTTGAAGATGCCACCGACAACTTCTCCATAGCCAACAAACTTGGGGAGGGAGGATATGGCCCTGTTTACAGG GGTAAATTGAGTGAGGACCAAGAGATGGCGGTCAAGAGGCTTTCCAAGACATCCACCCAGGGAGTCGATGAGTTCAAGAACGAGGTGATGTCTATCGCCAAGTTACAACACCGGAATCTTGTTAGGCTTCTTGGCTGTTGCATTCAAGCCGGGGAAAGAATGTTGATCTATGAGTATCTTCCCAATGGAAGCTTAGATACTTTCTTATTTG ATAAGGATAAGCGTGAATTAGTGGATTGGAAATCTCGGTACAATATAATACTAGGAATTGCTCGAGGTCTTCTTTATCTTCATCATGATTCTAGATATAGAATCGTCCATAGAGATCTAAAGGCGAGCAATATCCTTCTTGATAAAGATATGAATCCAAAAATTTCAGATTTTGGCATGGCAAGGATATTTGGTGGTGATGAAACAATGAGGAATACCACTAGGGTTGTAGGAACATA TGGATATATGTCGCCTGAATATGCAATGGATGGAATATTCTCAGTGAAATCAGATGTATTTAGTTTTGGTGTTCTTGTGCTTGAGATTGTAAGTGGGAGAAAGAATCGAGGAGCTTATCAATATATCGACCACAAAAATCTCGTAGGCCAT ATGTGGAGCCTGTGGAAAGAACATAAAAGCTTAGAATTAGTTGATGAATCTATTGCCCAATTATTCGTCACTGACGAAGTTTTGAGATGTATAAAAGTTGGTCTTTTATGTGTTCAAGAACAGCCAGAAGATAGACCAACGATGTCAGCTGTGCTACTAATGCTGAATAGTAATAGTTCTCTACTGCCGGAACCCAAGCCTCCTGGTTTTGTCATCACAAAGGAGATTTCTAAAACTGAAACATCGACAAGTAAGGGTGACTCGTTATCTAGGAATCATGTGTCCATTACAACCTTGGAAGGTAGATAA